Part of the Lentisphaera araneosa HTCC2155 genome, CCACGCGAATCAAATCTCATGGATCTATTATCTGCATTAATGAAAAGGTTGCCTTTCACCGTAAGGTTTCTGCCGCCACCAAGTAGAAAACCCGTTTCAGTCTCACTGATATTGTTGGTGATAGTTACTCCTGAAGCCATGTCATCCATATAGATGGTCTGGTTATGTAATTTTTTTGTGCCGCCAAGGTCCTTAATATAATTACCATGGATAAGATTGCCGCCATATGTCCAGTCACGTCCGCAATAAATTGCGCCCGCATCAGAGGTGTCGAGGCATACGCGTTCGATTCTATTGTGTTTTATATGAATGTCATTGCCCCTGAAAAGGATTGCTGCATGTGGGGCATCGTGAATGTGATTATGCTCTGCGGTAAGCCCCACACCAGTGCAGCGAACTGCGAGATTATATGTTTTATTCAGCCGAGCAAAATGGTGTATCACTGAATTTCTGACATAGTGCCCTGCTGGGGTAAGCGTTTTACGGTCTCCACCAGTGAGAGCTACTCCGCCGGCACCAAACATAGACAGCTCGCAGTTATTCACACCGCATTTCTTGCCGCCAGTTATAGTAATACCATTTTTTGCCCCAAACCGCAGGGCACAATCATCCAAAACCACGTCACTTGAATCTTTGATCGTTACAAATGCATGTTTACCGTATTCGAATAAGATCCCTTTAACAATAATATTCTTTGACTGAGCAATTTGAATGAAAGGGTCGGTTAAGCGCGGAATGACCAATTCTTTATTTTTATCAGATTCAGGCATATAGATAAAAAGTTTGTTGCGTTTAATATCGACAACATATTCACCGGGAGCATCAAGTTCTTCTATCAGGTTGATTGCATAATAGAAGCCACCGGTCATGCCCTTAAGGCCATATTGGGTATTTGAGTCCATTGTGATTGTTTTCTTCTTCGTATCGACCTTTCGCACCCGCACGATTTCATCAAACCACTTTTCTGCAAAGTATCCGTGCAGGTAAATATCTTCGCTGTCGTTCCAGAGTTCTTGTCTACTTTCGACATATTGAAACGTTCCCACACTGTCGTTCTCTAATTTCTTGTCGCCGGTTCTGCTGTGTATCATGCCTCCCATGTTCAGAACTTTTCCAACCTTGGCGTAACCTTGATTAGGCCATCGGGAAAGATGAAGAGGTGTACCGTCCATAAAAACTTCCGGCCAGCCGCCGTAGCCTCTGAATCTCTTCTGCCATGAATTAGCGGTGATGCCAAATTTGGATAGATCGATGGAAACGACTTTGTTCCTACAGCTGTCGGGCAGGCGCTTGAGTATCTTAGGATCTGCAACTGGTTTCAAATCCTTGACCTTGACCGTGCCTCCTCCCGAAAAATAGACCTTTTCTCCGGGGTATGCCATGATCTGAAGATTAGTTACATTGTCGATAGAAACACCATGTTTAAAATTATAGGTTCCACCTCTTA contains:
- a CDS encoding right-handed parallel beta-helix repeat-containing protein, with product MKLKNYFLAAAFSIGALASALAGERVNKNILIVPVPEADFSLYVSPQGKASANGSKTSPLPNLNLALERAVKLGKDKKNGLILLRGGTYNFKHGVSIDNVTNLQIMAYPGEKVYFSGGGTVKVKDLKPVADPKILKRLPDSCRNKVVSIDLSKFGITANSWQKRFRGYGGWPEVFMDGTPLHLSRWPNQGYAKVGKVLNMGGMIHSRTGDKKLENDSVGTFQYVESRQELWNDSEDIYLHGYFAEKWFDEIVRVRKVDTKKKTITMDSNTQYGLKGMTGGFYYAINLIEELDAPGEYVVDIKRNKLFIYMPESDKNKELVIPRLTDPFIQIAQSKNIIVKGILFEYGKHAFVTIKDSSDVVLDDCALRFGAKNGITITGGKKCGVNNCELSMFGAGGVALTGGDRKTLTPAGHYVRNSVIHHFARLNKTYNLAVRCTGVGLTAEHNHIHDAPHAAILFRGNDIHIKHNRIERVCLDTSDAGAIYCGRDWTYGGNLIHGNYIKDLGGTKKLHNQTIYMDDMASGVTITNNISETETGFLLGGGRNLTVKGNLFINADNRSMRFDSRGTGWALTKRPWLKKPKGIMWRRLAAVPYKEDPWKSRFPYLLNLEKDAPNEPRNNVVTDNVLVNSSAPQIDSNVVEHGTIKNNKLIKTKIDVIKIINGVVKSTHDLTKHLDGMKVGSSKK